A DNA window from Methanobrevibacter thaueri contains the following coding sequences:
- a CDS encoding DNA-directed RNA polymerase subunit A': MKGFIKKIERINFGLMSPENIRDMSVVTVETPDTYEDDGFPIEKGLMDPRLGVIDPSLVCRTCGFRGGDCQGHFGSIELARPVIHIGFGDVIHKILRSTCNECGRILLNDSQIEEYTQKINDAMDNRESLNAILKEVYRIAKIETKKLPEDDEEVDPKHCCPHCGAPQEAIILDKPVTIRQGDYKLTASEVRERLERISDEDSLILGVNPEVARPEWLVLTVLPVPPVTVRPSITFDTGERSEDDLTHKLVDILRINQRLLENMEAGAPQLIVEDLWELLQYHVTTYFDNEASGVPPARHRSGRPLKTLTQRLKGKEGRFRSNLSGKRVNFSARTVISPDPNISINEVGVPEMIAKEVTVPVYVNEWNMDEMVKYIQNGPDIHPGANYVIRNDGRKIRVRNEETKELILEQLEPGFIIERHLKDGDMVLFNRQPSLHRMSMMAHEVRVLPYKTFRLNLCVCPPYNADFDGDEMNMHVFQTDESRAEAKSLMRVQEHILSPRFGGPIIGAIHDHISGAYLLTRDGVEFTEEQALQIIRKSHLKLPTFKGGQWVLKDDPEFGEESYIFKDEGDMWTGKELFSLLLPNDLNLSYSAEISKCPVVYPAEDATVVIKDGILVQGVIDESAYGSFSGKILDKIVKEYGPGRAKEFLDRSTDLAICGIMKTGITTSLNDEEIPEEAQDRINEHLDKKMDEVDKLVEAYEEGYLQALPGRSLEETLEMKIMQVLGEARDMSGSIAENYLTMGKQSDDDPYDHVMAVENHSVVMARTGARASMLNLTQITACVGQQAVRGGRIERGYLNRTLPHFKKGELGAKAKGFVHSSYKSGLDPIEFFFHAMGGREGLVDTAIRTAQSGYMQRRLVNALQDLQVKPSGLVTDNQGNVIQTMFGEDGVDPAKSDFGKPADLNKLIDEIRMEGK, translated from the coding sequence TTGAAAGGATTTATAAAAAAGATAGAAAGAATCAACTTCGGGCTAATGTCTCCTGAAAACATTCGTGACATGTCTGTTGTTACTGTTGAAACTCCAGATACCTATGAAGATGATGGTTTCCCTATTGAAAAAGGTCTAATGGATCCTCGTTTAGGTGTTATCGACCCAAGTTTAGTTTGCAGAACTTGCGGTTTCAGAGGTGGGGATTGTCAAGGCCATTTCGGTAGTATTGAACTTGCAAGACCGGTTATTCACATTGGTTTTGGTGATGTCATTCACAAGATTTTACGTTCAACCTGTAACGAGTGCGGTCGTATCCTTTTAAACGACAGCCAAATCGAGGAATACACCCAAAAAATCAATGACGCAATGGATAACAGGGAAAGTTTAAATGCAATCTTGAAAGAGGTTTATAGGATTGCAAAAATCGAAACCAAAAAATTACCTGAAGATGATGAGGAAGTTGACCCTAAACACTGTTGTCCTCACTGTGGTGCACCTCAAGAAGCTATTATTTTAGACAAGCCTGTAACTATCCGTCAGGGTGATTACAAGTTGACTGCTTCCGAAGTGCGTGAAAGGCTTGAAAGAATCAGTGATGAGGATTCATTAATCTTAGGTGTTAACCCTGAAGTAGCTAGACCTGAATGGTTAGTATTGACTGTTCTTCCTGTTCCTCCAGTAACTGTAAGACCTTCAATCACTTTTGATACTGGTGAGAGATCAGAAGACGACTTAACTCACAAACTTGTAGACATTCTCCGTATCAACCAACGTTTACTTGAAAACATGGAAGCTGGAGCTCCACAACTAATCGTTGAGGACTTATGGGAATTATTACAATATCACGTTACAACTTACTTTGATAATGAAGCAAGTGGAGTGCCACCTGCAAGACACAGGTCTGGTAGACCACTTAAAACCTTAACCCAAAGGTTAAAAGGTAAAGAAGGACGTTTCCGTTCCAACCTATCCGGTAAACGTGTAAACTTCTCCGCACGTACAGTAATCTCACCTGACCCAAACATTAGTATTAACGAGGTCGGTGTACCTGAAATGATTGCAAAAGAAGTTACCGTGCCTGTATATGTTAACGAATGGAACATGGATGAAATGGTCAAATACATCCAAAACGGTCCTGACATACATCCTGGTGCAAACTACGTAATCAGAAACGACGGAAGAAAAATCAGAGTACGTAATGAAGAAACCAAGGAATTGATTCTTGAACAATTGGAACCAGGATTTATCATTGAAAGACACTTGAAAGATGGAGATATGGTTTTATTCAATCGTCAACCTTCACTGCACAGAATGAGTATGATGGCACACGAAGTAAGAGTCTTACCTTACAAGACTTTCAGATTAAACCTTTGTGTATGTCCTCCATACAACGCAGACTTCGATGGGGACGAAATGAACATGCACGTATTCCAAACTGACGAATCCCGTGCTGAAGCAAAATCATTGATGCGTGTACAGGAACACATCTTGTCTCCAAGGTTCGGAGGACCTATTATCGGTGCTATTCACGACCACATTAGTGGAGCATACCTCCTGACCCGTGACGGTGTCGAATTCACAGAAGAACAAGCATTACAAATTATCAGAAAATCACACTTGAAACTCCCAACCTTCAAAGGAGGACAATGGGTATTGAAAGACGACCCTGAATTCGGTGAAGAGTCATACATCTTCAAGGATGAGGGAGATATGTGGACTGGTAAGGAATTGTTCTCTTTATTATTACCTAATGACTTAAACTTATCCTACAGTGCCGAAATTTCCAAATGTCCTGTAGTATACCCTGCTGAAGACGCTACTGTTGTAATCAAGGACGGTATTCTCGTGCAAGGTGTAATAGATGAATCCGCTTACGGTTCATTCTCAGGTAAAATCTTGGATAAAATCGTTAAGGAATATGGTCCTGGAAGGGCTAAAGAGTTCTTAGACCGTTCCACTGATTTAGCTATCTGTGGAATCATGAAAACAGGAATCACCACATCATTAAACGATGAGGAAATTCCTGAAGAAGCTCAAGACCGTATTAACGAGCACTTGGATAAAAAGATGGATGAAGTAGATAAACTTGTAGAGGCATATGAGGAAGGATATCTCCAAGCTTTACCTGGTAGAAGTTTAGAAGAGACTTTAGAGATGAAAATCATGCAAGTTCTTGGGGAAGCTAGGGACATGTCCGGTAGCATTGCGGAAAACTACCTTACCATGGGTAAACAATCCGATGATGACCCATATGACCATGTAATGGCAGTTGAAAACCACTCTGTAGTAATGGCACGTACCGGTGCAAGGGCATCCATGTTGAACCTTACCCAGATTACTGCTTGTGTAGGACAACAAGCGGTTAGGGGTGGACGTATCGAAAGGGGATACCTGAACCGTACATTACCTCACTTCAAGAAAGGTGAGTTAGGGGCTAAAGCGAAAGGATTTGTGCACTCAAGTTACAAATCAGGTCTTGACCCAATTGAATTCTTCTTCCACGCTATGGGAGGAAGGGAAGGTCTTGTAGATACAGCGATTCGTACAGCTCAATCCGGTTACATGCAGAGAAGACTCGTAAACGCATTACAAGACTTGCAAGTTAAACCATCCGGACTTGTTACTGACAACCAAGGTAATGTTATCCAAACTATGTTTGGAGAAGATGGAGTAGATCCTGCAAAATCTGACTTTGGTAAACCAGCAGATCTAAACAAACTTATTGACGAAATAAGAATGGAAGGTAAGTAG
- the rpoB gene encoding DNA-directed RNA polymerase subunit B encodes MEPKPNKTKIYINGELLGYCEDPVNFTQEMREKRRNGEVSHEMNITYYEDNDEIYIFNDPGRARRPLIIVEDGVPLLREEHMNKVANGKLKWDDLINSGLIEYLDAEEEENSYIAMNFADLNDEHTHLEIDPATMLGICAGIIPFSDHNSSPRNTMEAGMTKQALGLYVSNYALRTDTRAHLLHHPQTPIVKTRIIDSTNYDLRPSGQNFVVALMSYEGYNMEDAMVINKGSLERGLARSSFFRAYDTSEKRYAGGQVDKFEVPDKNIKGYRSEEAYRNLDEDGVVNPESYVESGDVLIGKTSPPRFLEENFESGLTEKRRETSVTVRHGEKGIVDAVLLSETVEGSRLAKIRVRDTRQPEFGDKFASRHGQKGVVGLILSPEDVPFTEFGVVPDLIVNPHAIPSRMSIGQVLEMVAGKAGCLEGQRVDATPFNQTLEDEIKQQLIDNGFESAGCESLYSGVTGERIDAEIFVGVAYYQKLHHMTTDKVYARSRGPVQVLTRQPTEGRAREGGLRFGEMERDCLIAHGAALTLKERLLDESDKYEAIVCDNCGMLAVFDKNRNKKYCPICGDVETYPVEISYAFKLLLDELKSLCIFPKLKLGDKA; translated from the coding sequence ATTGAACCTAAACCTAACAAAACCAAGATTTACATCAATGGTGAGCTTTTAGGTTACTGTGAAGACCCTGTTAACTTCACCCAAGAAATGAGAGAGAAAAGAAGAAACGGTGAAGTCTCACATGAAATGAACATTACCTATTATGAAGACAATGATGAGATATACATTTTCAATGACCCTGGAAGGGCCAGAAGACCATTAATCATTGTTGAAGATGGAGTTCCTCTTTTAAGAGAAGAACACATGAACAAGGTTGCTAACGGCAAACTTAAATGGGATGATTTAATCAACAGTGGTCTCATCGAGTATTTGGATGCTGAAGAAGAGGAAAATTCATACATTGCAATGAATTTCGCAGATTTGAATGATGAACACACTCACTTGGAAATCGACCCTGCCACAATGCTTGGTATCTGTGCAGGCATTATTCCGTTCTCAGATCACAACTCTTCTCCAAGGAATACCATGGAAGCAGGTATGACAAAACAGGCATTAGGTTTATATGTATCCAATTATGCATTACGTACCGATACAAGGGCACACCTATTGCACCATCCTCAAACTCCTATTGTTAAAACACGTATTATCGATTCAACCAATTATGATTTAAGACCATCCGGTCAGAACTTCGTTGTTGCATTAATGTCCTATGAAGGATACAACATGGAAGACGCAATGGTTATCAACAAAGGTTCCCTCGAAAGGGGACTTGCAAGATCTTCCTTCTTCAGGGCTTATGACACATCCGAGAAAAGATACGCCGGTGGTCAAGTGGACAAATTTGAAGTTCCTGATAAGAACATCAAAGGATACAGGTCAGAGGAAGCTTACAGAAACCTCGATGAGGACGGTGTGGTAAACCCTGAATCATATGTGGAATCCGGTGATGTGTTAATCGGTAAAACTTCCCCACCAAGATTCTTGGAAGAAAACTTTGAATCAGGACTTACAGAAAAGAGAAGGGAAACTTCCGTAACTGTAAGACACGGTGAAAAGGGTATTGTTGATGCAGTGCTCTTATCCGAAACTGTTGAAGGTTCAAGATTGGCTAAAATCAGAGTAAGGGATACCAGACAACCTGAATTTGGTGACAAATTCGCATCAAGACACGGTCAGAAAGGGGTTGTCGGTTTGATATTGTCCCCTGAAGATGTGCCATTCACAGAATTCGGTGTTGTGCCTGATTTGATTGTTAACCCTCACGCGATTCCGTCCAGGATGTCCATTGGTCAGGTGTTAGAGATGGTTGCAGGTAAAGCAGGTTGTCTTGAAGGTCAACGTGTTGACGCAACTCCATTCAACCAGACACTTGAAGATGAAATCAAACAGCAACTCATCGACAATGGATTTGAATCCGCAGGATGCGAATCATTATACAGTGGTGTGACCGGTGAAAGAATCGATGCAGAGATTTTCGTCGGTGTTGCATACTATCAAAAATTACATCACATGACAACTGATAAGGTTTACGCTCGTTCAAGAGGTCCTGTACAAGTGCTCACACGTCAACCTACAGAAGGTAGGGCACGTGAAGGTGGTTTAAGATTCGGAGAAATGGAAAGAGACTGCCTCATTGCACACGGTGCAGCATTAACCTTAAAAGAAAGACTTCTTGATGAATCAGATAAATATGAAGCAATTGTTTGTGACAACTGTGGAATGTTAGCAGTATTCGATAAGAATAGAAATAAGAAATACTGCCCTATCTGTGGAGATGTGGAAACATATCCAGTTGAAATTTCATACGCATTTAAATTATTGTTAGACGAACTTAAGAGTTTATGTATTTTCCCTAAACTAAAATTAGGAGATAAAGCATAA
- a CDS encoding DNA-directed RNA polymerase subunit B'', with amino-acid sequence MTENNWKLVDAFFDKYDLVDHHIKSYNDFVNNRIQNIIDITEPITLDDGKYTLKTGKVRIEKPSNKEADGSRSEIDPTEARLRNLNYSADMYLEMALNEDGEENELEEVYIGELPVMLKSDICHLNGLTAEELIEKHEDPQDLGGYFIVNGSERAVVTMEEIAPNKIILERIDEPEDRHAKAVVTSIKSGFRARITLEYKKPRKNGVFLRISFPYLPGEIPLVILLRALGLCTDQEIITAISDDNNFQMMVADDLQVSSESLKLDQREMEGMTLDERREYMRDAAIKYIGNRVAKNMPKDYRIKRAKDVVNRYLLPHMGTEEERCYDKAIYLAEMTEMLLEVIEQKREPHDKDHYTNKRLRVSGDLMEDLFRVAFTNLTRDMSYQLERSLSRGKELSIKQAVRSDVLTENIKHAIATGNWVGGRAGVSQLLDRTSYMGTLSHLRRVVSPLTRSQPHFEARDLHPTQFGKICPNETPEGPNCGLVKNLALLCNISEGSDEQEIIDVIETMDVDLISRR; translated from the coding sequence ATGACAGAGAATAATTGGAAATTAGTTGATGCATTTTTTGACAAATATGATTTAGTGGATCATCATATTAAATCATACAATGATTTCGTGAACAATAGGATTCAGAATATCATTGATATTACAGAACCTATTACCTTAGATGATGGTAAATACACTTTAAAAACTGGTAAAGTTCGTATTGAAAAACCTTCAAATAAAGAGGCAGACGGTTCACGTAGTGAAATTGATCCAACTGAAGCAAGACTTAGAAACTTGAATTATTCCGCAGACATGTATCTTGAAATGGCGTTAAATGAAGATGGAGAAGAAAACGAATTGGAAGAAGTATATATCGGTGAATTGCCGGTTATGCTCAAATCTGACATTTGCCATCTCAACGGCCTTACTGCTGAGGAATTAATTGAAAAACATGAAGACCCTCAAGATTTAGGAGGATATTTCATTGTAAACGGTTCTGAAAGGGCTGTTGTAACAATGGAAGAAATCGCTCCGAATAAAATCATTCTTGAACGTATTGATGAACCTGAAGACAGACATGCAAAAGCTGTTGTTACTTCAATTAAAAGTGGTTTCAGAGCTAGAATTACTCTAGAATACAAAAAACCTCGTAAAAATGGAGTGTTCTTAAGAATCTCTTTCCCATACCTTCCTGGTGAAATTCCATTAGTTATCTTGTTGAGAGCTCTTGGATTATGCACTGACCAAGAAATTATTACAGCAATCTCCGATGATAATAATTTCCAAATGATGGTTGCGGATGACTTGCAAGTATCTTCCGAATCATTGAAATTAGACCAAAGGGAAATGGAAGGCATGACCCTTGATGAAAGAAGAGAATACATGAGAGATGCTGCCATCAAATACATAGGTAACAGAGTAGCTAAGAACATGCCTAAGGATTATCGTATCAAACGTGCAAAAGACGTTGTTAACCGTTACTTATTACCTCATATGGGTACTGAAGAAGAAAGATGTTATGATAAAGCTATTTACTTGGCTGAAATGACTGAAATGTTGTTAGAGGTCATCGAACAGAAAAGAGAACCTCATGACAAGGACCACTACACTAACAAAAGGCTCAGAGTATCTGGAGATTTAATGGAAGACTTGTTCAGAGTAGCTTTCACAAACCTTACAAGGGACATGAGCTACCAACTTGAAAGAAGCCTTTCCAGGGGTAAGGAACTATCCATTAAACAGGCTGTTCGTAGTGATGTTTTAACTGAAAACATCAAGCACGCTATCGCTACCGGAAACTGGGTAGGTGGAAGAGCGGGGGTAAGCCAATTGCTGGATAGAACCAGTTACATGGGTACACTCTCTCACTTGAGACGTGTCGTTTCTCCATTGACAAGAAGCCAACCTCACTTTGAAGCAAGAGATTTGCACCCAACCCAATTCGGTAAGATCTGTCCTAACGAAACTCCGGAAGGACCTAACTGTGGTTTGGTAAAGAACTTGGCTTTATTGTGTAACATTTCAGAAGGTTCCGATGAGCAAGAGATTATTGATGTTATTGAAACTATGGATGTTGATTTGATTTCAAGGAGGTGA